The stretch of DNA CACGATTTCCGAATTAGCCCAAAAGTTTGGTGTTAGTCAGAGTTCAATTGTTAGTCGGAATAATATCAGCAATCCTGACTTCATCTTAGTTGGTCAAAAGTTGATTATCCCAATGACAAGCAATAGTAGTTCTGCGGTTAAAGGATCGTCTACGTCAGCATCCACTAATTCTGGCGCTACAACTCAAACTACTACCAACGCCAAAACTTCAACTACCAATGGGACTGCTACTGGCTCAGTTAAGCATGTTCACCCAGTTGGCACAGTAACTACGGCACCTGCTAAAGCTACTAATTCTACCAAGACGTCGAGTGCCACTGAAACTGTTGTATCTGGGGATAAAGTAACCGCACCTGCAACGGGAACTACCCAGAATCAATCGAAGCCAGCGACAACTGTAACAAAACCAGCGACAAGCAACTCAGCAAGCCAAGCAACGAGTGCTTCAAATGGTAATTCGGCTAGTCAAGCAACGAGTTCATCAACTAGCCAAGCACAGAGTTCTGCTATGAGTTCTTCTAGCCAAGCAACCAGCAATGCAACGAGTTCTAGCTCAGCGGCAACGAGTTCATCAACTAGCCAAGCGACTAGTTCAAGTGCAAGCAGTTCAGCAAACTCCGGCAGTTCATCAAGTGCAGGTTCTGCAACAAGTTCAGCGTATAATCATGATGCAGTAGTTCAATCAACAATTAGTTTATTGAACCAAATGCGGGCTAAGAAGGGTATTGCACCTCTAGAATATGATGGGACTTTACAAACAATTGGGGATATTCGAGCACAACAATTGGTAACAGAATTCAGTCATACGTATAAAGGAACTGATGCAAGCACGGTATTAGCCAAGCAATATGGTATCTATGATAGTTATTATGCAACCGAAGATTTAATTACAGCACCAGTAGGAGCAACGAATGCTGACACAGCGAGTGCAGTAGAAGCATTTGATGGGGCACATATGGCAGATGTAATGAATCCAAGTTTCAGTAAGATTGGTGTAGGTATGGTAAAGGATGGAGATACTGATGGATACATGGCAATCCAACTAGGATTCTAGGCTATCGAATTAAAGTAACGTAATCTAACTTAATCAAGTTTCAAAAGGGGCAAATCCAGCGATGGGTTGCTCTTTTGTTTAGATGATTTATACTGGTTACTATTGAATATAAAATCTACAGTTAAACAGGTAGATTCTTAATATTTTAGCCTAGATACTCCGTTATTACCCCTAGCAAGCAAAATAGTTTGAAATGTTAGTTGTAAAGAGATATACTATTTGTAGTGATAGAGAAGCAATTAGGAATGCTCCTGCCATAAGTGGAGACGATAAAATTGGAATGCTCCTGCCATAAGTGGAGACGATAAAATTGGAATGCTCCTGCCATAAGTGGAGACGATAAAATTGGAATGCTCCTGCCATAAGTGGAGACGATATCTGGATTTGGGGTTGCGGGTTGCAACCTCTTTTTTGTGGATATTTTGAAGGAGTAGTTTTGGAATTTGGCTATGTAAATACTGATTATATCAATTATTTAA from Lactiplantibacillus brownii encodes:
- a CDS encoding LysM peptidoglycan-binding domain-containing protein → MKNKFFTFSALLLAGAGLAFARPTNVKANDGGTNGAAANDIKVTAKAGDTVWGFAQQYNSTVDNIAAANNLSNPSFILIGQQLVIPHSNEVVYIVKLGDTISELAQKFGVSQSSIVSRNNISNPDFILVGQKLIIPMTSNSSSAVKGSSTSASTNSGATTQTTTNAKTSTTNGTATGSVKHVHPVGTVTTAPAKATNSTKTSSATETVVSGDKVTAPATGTTQNQSKPATTVTKPATSNSASQATSASNGNSASQATSSSTSQAQSSAMSSSSQATSNATSSSSAATSSSTSQATSSSASSSANSGSSSSAGSATSSAYNHDAVVQSTISLLNQMRAKKGIAPLEYDGTLQTIGDIRAQQLVTEFSHTYKGTDASTVLAKQYGIYDSYYATEDLITAPVGATNADTASAVEAFDGAHMADVMNPSFSKIGVGMVKDGDTDGYMAIQLGF